A part of Tardiphaga sp. vice304 genomic DNA contains:
- a CDS encoding HAD family hydrolase: MYYLAIAADYDGTIAHDGVVDPATFDALKEFKAGGRRLILVTGRELPDLKRVFPKLQIFDRVVAENGALIYDPSTEEEWVIGSVPPPLFIEKLKERKIEPLSVGRSIVATWEPHETAVLEVIRDLGLELQIIFNKGAVMILPSGMNKAVGLEAALVQLELSAHNVVAVGDAENDHAFLHACGCSAAVANALPTVKASADIVLAGVRGAGVIELLGKIRRDDARIAPRERQGIPLGTERDGKQVYLEPHGGSVLIAGSSGTGKSTLATALAERMVEQEFEFCVFDPEGDYDELEHAVSIGDATTPPKIDEALKLLRQLRANVVINTQALTVAERPPFFAKLLPHIASLRARTGRPHWLLIDETHQLLPAFRDDVAQVLPDHFAATVFITVHPEMISIDALKTVQAIVALGENANETITAFCNAIGVDAPEHVHSAREDEVLLWTPRSNEAPRVVRAERPRQSHKRHTRKYAEGDLGTDRSFYFRGPENALNLRAQNLMLFLQIAEGVDAPTWEHHLRAGDYSTWFRKVIKDDNLAREAAEIEADESLNSSESRKRIREIVSRRYTAPASAHET; the protein is encoded by the coding sequence ATGTATTATTTGGCTATCGCTGCGGATTATGACGGCACAATTGCTCATGATGGAGTTGTTGATCCTGCGACTTTCGATGCATTGAAGGAATTCAAAGCGGGTGGCCGCCGACTGATCCTCGTGACAGGGCGTGAGTTACCGGATCTAAAGAGGGTCTTTCCGAAACTACAGATCTTCGATCGTGTTGTCGCCGAAAACGGAGCATTGATTTATGATCCGTCAACCGAAGAGGAGTGGGTAATCGGATCGGTACCCCCTCCTTTGTTCATCGAGAAGTTGAAGGAACGGAAGATCGAGCCACTGTCGGTAGGTCGCTCAATAGTAGCCACGTGGGAGCCGCATGAGACGGCTGTTCTTGAGGTCATTCGTGATCTCGGATTGGAACTCCAGATCATCTTTAACAAGGGTGCCGTGATGATCCTCCCGTCGGGCATGAACAAGGCGGTAGGCCTAGAGGCGGCTCTCGTTCAGCTTGAACTCTCGGCCCACAATGTTGTTGCGGTAGGTGATGCCGAAAACGACCATGCATTCCTACACGCCTGCGGTTGTTCGGCCGCGGTTGCGAACGCGCTCCCGACGGTGAAAGCCTCTGCCGATATCGTGCTGGCGGGTGTACGAGGCGCCGGTGTGATCGAGCTTCTAGGCAAAATTCGTCGAGACGATGCCCGCATTGCTCCGCGGGAGCGGCAGGGTATTCCGCTTGGCACCGAGCGTGACGGAAAGCAGGTCTATCTAGAACCGCATGGCGGAAGCGTGCTGATCGCCGGGAGTTCAGGAACCGGCAAATCTACATTGGCCACAGCGCTCGCTGAACGCATGGTCGAGCAGGAATTCGAGTTTTGTGTTTTCGATCCGGAAGGCGATTATGATGAGCTTGAACATGCGGTTTCAATCGGCGACGCGACTACCCCGCCTAAAATCGATGAGGCGCTTAAGCTGCTTCGCCAGCTACGAGCTAATGTCGTGATCAATACCCAGGCTCTGACCGTCGCAGAACGGCCTCCGTTTTTTGCCAAGCTTCTGCCTCACATCGCGTCGTTAAGAGCAAGAACGGGTCGGCCACATTGGCTGCTGATCGATGAAACGCATCAGCTTCTGCCAGCCTTCCGTGATGACGTTGCGCAAGTCCTGCCGGATCACTTTGCGGCTACGGTCTTCATTACAGTGCACCCAGAAATGATTTCGATTGACGCATTGAAAACTGTCCAAGCGATTGTCGCTCTCGGCGAAAACGCGAACGAGACTATCACCGCATTCTGCAACGCCATCGGTGTGGATGCACCTGAGCACGTGCATTCAGCTAGGGAAGACGAAGTCCTATTATGGACGCCCAGAAGTAACGAAGCCCCGCGTGTGGTGCGCGCCGAGCGTCCACGCCAATCGCACAAACGGCACACCCGAAAATACGCTGAAGGTGACCTTGGGACGGACCGTAGCTTCTATTTCCGAGGCCCGGAAAATGCCCTCAATCTGCGTGCCCAGAACCTTATGCTGTTTCTACAGATAGCTGAGGGAGTTGACGCCCCGACGTGGGAGCACCACTTGCGCGCCGGCGATTACTCCACTTGGTTTCGTAAAGTCATTAAGGATGACAATCTGGCGCGGGAAGCTGCTGAAATCGAAGCCGATGAGAGCCTGAATTCGAGTGAGAGTCGCAAGCGTATACGCGAGATCGTGTCGCGGCGCTATACAGCCCCCGCAAGTGCTCATGAAACTTGA